A part of Curtobacterium sp. MCLR17_036 genomic DNA contains:
- a CDS encoding glucose-1-phosphate adenylyltransferase — MAPKKVFGIVLAGGEGKRLMPLTADRAKPAVPFGGNFRLIDFALSNLVNSGLQKIVVLTQYKSHSLDRHVAETWRMEGLLGSYVASVPAQQRLGKRWFAGSADAILQSLNLLRDERPDIVVVVGADHVYRMDFDQMVQAHIESGRSATVAAIRQPIGLADQFGVIQVDPDDPTKIDAFLEKPKDAVGLADSPGEVLASMGNYVFNADALVDAVLRDGQVESSAHDMGGDIVPDFVARGDAGVYDLQRNDVPGSTDRDKYYWRDVGTIDSFFDAHMDLIAPVPVFNLYNQDWPIFNQQTNLPPAKFVRDANGNTGSTVDSLVSLGCLVSGAQVERSMIGPWCGIDSGAKVLDSIVFERATIGAGAVVHRAILDKDVVLAPGAQVGVDRETDEARGFTVTESGITVVGKGVRVEA; from the coding sequence ATGGCACCAAAGAAGGTATTCGGCATCGTGCTCGCCGGAGGCGAGGGAAAGCGGCTCATGCCGCTCACGGCCGACCGCGCGAAACCCGCTGTCCCGTTCGGCGGGAACTTCCGGCTCATCGACTTCGCGCTCTCGAACCTGGTGAACTCCGGTCTGCAGAAGATCGTCGTCCTCACCCAGTACAAGTCCCACAGTCTCGACCGGCACGTCGCCGAGACCTGGCGCATGGAGGGCCTGCTCGGCTCGTACGTCGCCTCGGTCCCCGCGCAGCAGCGCCTCGGCAAGCGCTGGTTCGCCGGCTCGGCCGACGCGATCCTGCAGTCGCTCAACCTGCTGCGCGACGAGCGTCCCGACATCGTGGTGGTCGTCGGCGCCGACCACGTGTACCGGATGGACTTCGACCAGATGGTCCAGGCGCACATCGAGTCCGGCCGCAGTGCCACGGTCGCCGCGATCCGCCAGCCCATCGGTCTCGCCGACCAGTTCGGCGTCATCCAGGTCGACCCCGACGACCCGACGAAGATCGACGCGTTCCTCGAGAAGCCGAAGGACGCGGTCGGCCTGGCCGACTCCCCCGGCGAGGTCCTCGCGTCGATGGGCAACTACGTGTTCAACGCCGACGCCCTCGTCGACGCCGTCCTGCGCGACGGCCAGGTCGAGTCCTCGGCCCACGACATGGGCGGCGACATCGTCCCGGACTTCGTGGCCCGCGGCGACGCCGGCGTGTACGACCTGCAGCGCAACGACGTCCCCGGCTCCACCGACCGCGACAAGTACTACTGGCGCGACGTGGGGACGATCGACTCGTTCTTCGACGCGCACATGGACCTCATCGCGCCGGTGCCGGTCTTCAACCTGTACAACCAGGACTGGCCGATCTTCAACCAGCAGACGAACCTGCCCCCGGCGAAGTTCGTCCGTGACGCGAACGGCAACACCGGCTCCACGGTCGACTCGCTCGTGTCGCTCGGTTGCCTGGTGTCCGGCGCGCAGGTCGAGCGCAGCATGATCGGCCCCTGGTGCGGCATCGACTCGGGTGCGAAGGTGCTCGACTCGATCGTGTTCGAGCGCGCCACCATCGGCGCCGGGGCGGTCGTGCACCGCGCCATCCTCGACAAGGACGTCGTCCTCGCACCGGGCGCCCAGGTGGGGGTCGACCGCGAAACCGACGAGGCGCGCGGCTTCACCGTGACCGAGTCGGGGATCACCGTGGTGGGCAAGGGCGTCCGCGTCGAGGCCTGA
- the fabG gene encoding 3-oxoacyl-ACP reductase FabG, which translates to MTTPRTVLITGGNRGIGHALAARFVAAGHRVAVTSRSGQGGPEGALTVQADITDTASVDAAFTQVEAELGPIEVLVANAGVTNDQLLLRMSEEDFTSVIDTNLTGTFRVVKRATKGMMKAKFGRIVLMSSVVGAYGQVGQVNYASSKAALVGMARSITRELGSRGITANVVAPGFIQTDMTAALPAELQAEFKKQIPAARYGTVDDVADATLFLASDGAGYVSGAIIPVDGGLGMGH; encoded by the coding sequence ATGACCACCCCCCGTACCGTCCTCATCACCGGCGGCAACCGCGGCATCGGCCACGCGCTCGCAGCGCGGTTCGTCGCCGCCGGGCACCGCGTCGCCGTGACGTCGCGCAGTGGCCAGGGCGGTCCCGAGGGCGCGCTCACCGTGCAGGCCGACATCACCGACACGGCCTCGGTCGACGCGGCCTTCACGCAGGTCGAGGCCGAGCTCGGACCGATCGAGGTCCTCGTCGCGAACGCCGGCGTCACGAACGACCAGCTGCTGCTCCGCATGTCCGAGGAGGACTTCACGAGCGTCATCGACACGAACCTCACCGGCACCTTCCGCGTCGTGAAGCGCGCGACGAAGGGCATGATGAAGGCGAAGTTCGGCCGCATCGTGCTCATGTCGAGCGTCGTCGGCGCCTACGGGCAGGTCGGGCAGGTCAACTACGCCTCGTCGAAGGCGGCGCTCGTCGGCATGGCGCGGTCGATCACGCGCGAGCTCGGCTCCCGCGGCATCACGGCGAACGTGGTCGCGCCGGGGTTCATCCAGACCGACATGACGGCGGCGCTCCCCGCCGAGCTGCAGGCCGAGTTCAAGAAGCAGATCCCCGCCGCCCGCTACGGCACCGTCGACGACGTGGCAGACGCGACGCTGTTCCTGGCGAGCGACGGCGCCGGCTACGTCTCCGGTGCGATCATCCCCGTCGACGGCGGCCTCGGGATGGGCCACTAG
- a CDS encoding HAD family hydrolase, which produces MTALVGFDLDRTIVYSAAALLLDGPDHEAPSLVVAEVYDGAPLSFMTRQAEGALAELAARATVVPVTTRTVAQYRRIRLPLPVGGWAVTTNGAVVLHDGVPDEDWTTSLRAEIDATSAPLAEAERGLLAAVPPAALLRHHRAEELFAYAVVERRALPDSALAELTAAMTAIGWTVSLQGRKLYVVPTAVRKERALAAVAERIGATRTVAAGDSLLDQAMLAWADVAIRPAHGELDAAGWTAPGLIVTDARGVLAGQEIIDRARAAVDAA; this is translated from the coding sequence ATGACCGCGCTCGTCGGTTTCGACCTCGACCGCACCATCGTCTACTCGGCCGCCGCGCTGCTGCTCGACGGCCCGGACCACGAGGCCCCGTCGCTCGTCGTGGCCGAGGTGTACGACGGCGCCCCGCTGTCGTTCATGACCCGACAGGCCGAGGGCGCCCTCGCCGAGCTCGCCGCCCGGGCGACCGTCGTCCCGGTGACGACCCGCACCGTCGCGCAGTACCGCCGCATCCGGCTGCCGCTGCCGGTCGGCGGCTGGGCGGTCACCACGAACGGTGCCGTCGTGCTGCACGACGGCGTCCCCGACGAGGACTGGACGACGTCCCTGCGCGCCGAGATCGACGCCACGTCGGCCCCGCTCGCCGAGGCCGAGCGCGGGCTGCTCGCCGCGGTGCCCCCGGCGGCGCTGCTCCGGCACCACCGTGCCGAGGAGCTCTTCGCCTACGCGGTGGTCGAGCGTCGTGCGCTGCCCGACAGCGCGCTCGCGGAGCTCACCGCCGCGATGACCGCGATCGGGTGGACCGTCTCGCTGCAGGGCCGGAAGCTCTACGTCGTGCCGACCGCCGTCCGCAAGGAGCGTGCCCTCGCCGCCGTCGCCGAGCGCATCGGCGCCACCCGGACCGTCGCGGCCGGCGACTCGCTGCTCGACCAGGCGATGCTCGCGTGGGCGGACGTCGCGATCCGGCCGGCGCACGGCGAGCTCGACGCCGCCGGGTGGACCGCCCCGGGCCTGATCGTCACGGACGCCCGCGGGGTCCTGGCCGGCCAGGAGATCATCGACCGGGCACGCGCGGCCGTCGACGCCGCCTGA
- the sufC gene encoding Fe-S cluster assembly ATPase SufC — translation MSTLEIRDLKVSIDTDQGTKDILKGVDLTINEGEIHAIMGPNGSGKSTLAYTIAGHPRYNVVGGSITLDGQDVLAMSVDERARAGMFLAMQYPVEIPGVTVSNFLRTAKTAIDGEAPALRGWIKELRQSMADLKMDSSFAERNVNEGFSGGEKKRHEIMQLELLKPKFAVLDETDSGLDVDALKIVSEGVNRAKAATGLGVLLITHYTRILRYIKPDFVHVFVAGKVAEQGGPELAERLENEGYDRYVQAAAAEVQA, via the coding sequence ATGTCCACTCTGGAAATCCGTGACCTCAAGGTCTCGATCGACACCGATCAGGGCACGAAGGACATCCTCAAGGGTGTCGACCTCACCATCAACGAGGGCGAGATCCACGCGATCATGGGGCCGAACGGCTCCGGCAAGTCGACCCTGGCGTACACGATCGCCGGACACCCCCGCTACAACGTGGTCGGCGGCTCGATCACGCTCGACGGCCAGGACGTCCTCGCGATGAGCGTCGACGAGCGTGCCCGCGCCGGCATGTTCCTCGCCATGCAGTACCCGGTCGAGATCCCCGGCGTCACGGTGTCGAACTTCCTCCGCACCGCCAAGACGGCGATCGACGGCGAGGCCCCGGCCCTGCGCGGCTGGATCAAGGAGCTCCGCCAGTCGATGGCCGACCTCAAGATGGACTCGTCGTTCGCCGAGCGCAACGTCAACGAGGGCTTCTCCGGTGGCGAGAAGAAGCGCCACGAGATCATGCAGCTCGAGCTCCTCAAGCCGAAGTTCGCCGTTCTCGACGAGACCGACTCCGGCCTGGACGTCGACGCGCTGAAGATCGTGTCCGAGGGCGTCAACCGCGCCAAGGCCGCCACCGGCCTGGGCGTGCTGCTCATCACGCACTACACACGCATCCTCCGCTACATCAAGCCGGACTTCGTGCACGTCTTCGTCGCCGGCAAGGTCGCGGAGCAGGGCGGCCCGGAGCTCGCCGAGCGCCTCGAGAACGAGGGCTACGACCGCTACGTGCAGGCCGCGGCCGCCGAGGTGCAGGCCTGA
- a CDS encoding ABC-F family ATP-binding cassette domain-containing protein has protein sequence MLAVHELEIRVGARLLMEDVSFRVEKGDKIGLVGRNGAGKTTMTKALAGETQPTDGKIERGGEIGYLPQDPRSGDPEETARKRILDARGLGELVEGIRLATLDMASEDAAVAEKAMRRYSRLDDQFNALGGYAAEAEAASIASNLKLPDRILDQQLKTLSGGQRRRIELARILFSDAETMILDEPTNHLDADSVVWLREHLKTYPGGVIIISHDVELVDEVVNRVFYLDANRQTIDIYNMGWKLYQRQRVADEERRRKERAGAEKKAATLKDQAARFGAKASKAAAAHQMVARADKLLAGLEDERVADRVAKIRFPTPAPCGRTPLMAEGLSKSYGSLEIFAGVDLAIDRGSRVVILGFNGAGKTTLLRILAGADLPDTGEIQPGHGLRIGYYAQEHENIDVNRTVIENMVSASTDLNETEARRVLGSFLFTGDDGYKKAGVLSGGEKTRLSLAMIVVSGANVLLLDEPTNNLDPASREEILNALAGFEGAVVLVSHDAGAVEALNPERVLLLPDGTEDHWNKDYAELIELA, from the coding sequence GTGCTTGCCGTGCACGAACTCGAGATCCGCGTCGGAGCTCGTCTCCTCATGGAGGACGTCTCCTTCCGCGTCGAGAAGGGCGACAAGATCGGACTCGTCGGCCGGAACGGCGCGGGGAAGACGACGATGACCAAGGCCCTGGCCGGGGAGACCCAGCCGACGGACGGCAAGATCGAGCGCGGTGGCGAGATCGGCTACCTGCCGCAGGACCCGCGCTCCGGCGACCCGGAGGAGACCGCCCGCAAGCGCATCCTCGATGCTCGCGGGCTCGGTGAGCTCGTCGAGGGCATCCGCCTCGCGACGCTCGACATGGCGAGCGAGGACGCCGCCGTGGCCGAGAAGGCGATGCGCCGCTACAGCCGTCTCGACGACCAGTTCAACGCGCTCGGCGGCTACGCGGCCGAGGCCGAGGCCGCGTCGATCGCCTCGAACCTCAAGCTGCCGGACCGCATCCTCGACCAGCAGCTGAAGACCCTGTCCGGTGGTCAGCGTCGACGCATCGAGCTCGCCCGGATCCTGTTCTCGGACGCCGAGACGATGATCCTCGACGAGCCGACCAACCACCTCGACGCCGACTCGGTGGTCTGGCTGCGGGAGCACCTGAAGACCTACCCCGGCGGCGTCATCATCATCTCCCACGACGTCGAGCTCGTCGACGAGGTCGTCAACCGCGTGTTCTACCTCGACGCGAACCGGCAGACCATCGACATCTACAACATGGGCTGGAAGCTCTACCAGCGGCAGCGCGTCGCCGACGAGGAGCGTCGCCGCAAGGAGCGCGCCGGCGCCGAGAAGAAGGCCGCCACGCTCAAGGACCAGGCGGCCCGCTTCGGTGCGAAGGCCTCGAAGGCTGCCGCAGCGCACCAGATGGTCGCGCGCGCGGACAAGCTGCTCGCCGGCCTCGAGGACGAGCGCGTCGCCGACCGGGTCGCGAAGATCCGTTTCCCCACGCCGGCCCCGTGCGGCCGCACGCCGCTCATGGCCGAGGGGTTGTCGAAGTCCTACGGGTCGCTCGAGATCTTCGCGGGCGTCGACCTGGCGATCGACCGCGGCTCGCGCGTCGTGATCCTCGGCTTCAACGGCGCGGGCAAGACGACGCTGCTGCGGATCCTGGCGGGCGCCGACCTGCCCGACACCGGCGAGATCCAGCCCGGCCACGGCCTGCGCATCGGCTACTACGCGCAGGAGCACGAGAACATCGACGTCAACCGCACCGTGATCGAGAACATGGTGTCGGCGTCGACCGACCTCAACGAGACCGAGGCCCGTCGCGTGCTCGGGTCGTTCCTGTTCACCGGCGACGACGGCTACAAGAAGGCCGGGGTCCTGTCCGGCGGTGAGAAGACCCGACTGTCGCTCGCGATGATCGTGGTCTCCGGTGCCAACGTGCTGCTGCTCGACGAGCCGACCAACAACCTGGACCCGGCGTCGCGCGAGGAGATCCTCAACGCCCTCGCCGGCTTCGAGGGCGCGGTCGTCCTGGTGTCCCACGACGCCGGCGCGGTCGAGGCGCTCAACCCCGAGCGCGTCCTGCTCCTGCCGGACGGCACCGAGGACCACTGGAACAAGGACTACGCGGAGCTCATCGAGCTCGCCTAG
- a CDS encoding SURF1 family protein: protein MTEPFDPHSRYGRKHAARLQQATAQVRRDDESPRDPDEPFVGWRFVRSRRWLGYFAIAVAFAIVCALFGMWQWDRRNEAVRQNEQVAQNYDHTPVPLDQALPKASSWQDEQEWLRVAVTGRYDTDAQLLVRNRVHNGQPGFEVLTPLVTAEGRAFIVDRGWVPTGNAQDAPDHVPAPPSGEVTAIVRLQESEPRIPGRTDPAHTDQVQSVTLGDVAKKVDTPIWTGAYGQLASESPAPSEARPLGWERPNADTGLHLSYFIQWFLFAAGGFGFLAYVMVQEYRNLNQDDPEERERALERQRRKDAKPKTDAEIEDELLASRR, encoded by the coding sequence ATGACGGAGCCGTTCGACCCGCACTCCCGCTACGGCCGCAAGCACGCCGCCCGGCTGCAGCAGGCCACGGCACAGGTCCGGCGCGACGACGAGTCCCCCCGCGACCCGGACGAGCCGTTCGTCGGGTGGCGCTTCGTCCGCAGCCGCCGCTGGCTCGGCTACTTCGCGATCGCCGTGGCCTTCGCGATCGTGTGCGCACTGTTCGGCATGTGGCAGTGGGACCGCCGCAACGAGGCCGTCCGCCAGAACGAGCAGGTCGCGCAGAACTACGACCACACCCCCGTCCCGCTCGACCAGGCGCTGCCGAAGGCGTCGAGCTGGCAGGACGAGCAGGAGTGGCTCCGCGTCGCCGTCACCGGTCGCTACGACACCGACGCCCAGCTCCTCGTCCGCAACCGCGTGCACAACGGGCAGCCCGGGTTCGAGGTCCTGACCCCGCTCGTCACCGCGGAGGGCCGCGCCTTCATCGTCGACCGTGGCTGGGTCCCGACCGGCAACGCGCAGGACGCCCCCGACCACGTGCCCGCTCCCCCGTCGGGCGAGGTCACCGCGATCGTCCGCCTGCAGGAGAGCGAGCCCCGCATCCCCGGTCGCACCGACCCCGCGCACACCGACCAGGTGCAGTCGGTGACCCTCGGCGACGTCGCGAAGAAGGTCGACACTCCGATCTGGACCGGCGCCTACGGCCAGCTCGCGTCGGAGTCCCCCGCCCCTTCCGAGGCCCGTCCCCTCGGCTGGGAACGCCCGAACGCCGACACCGGGCTGCACCTGAGCTACTTCATCCAGTGGTTCCTGTTCGCGGCCGGGGGCTTCGGCTTCCTGGCGTACGTGATGGTGCAGGAGTACCGCAACCTCAACCAGGACGACCCCGAGGAACGCGAGCGCGCCCTCGAGCGGCAGCGCCGCAAGGACGCCAAGCCGAAGACCGACGCCGAGATCGAGGACGAGCTGCTCGCGTCGCGCCGCTGA
- a CDS encoding biotin transporter BioY, translating into MTNATGFAPRAVLADRLRSHGLATNAALVAGGALFTAAMAQLEVPMWPVPITGQTLAVVLVGATLGARRGMLSLLVYAVAGLAGAPFFADMQGGLQALALPSFGYVIGFIPAAGLVGWLARRDWDRHVGRAAVAMLLASAVPFVTGLPYLAVALGQLGAPNDVQSVLAAGLYPFILGGVAKALIAAGVLPLAWKALGRR; encoded by the coding sequence ATGACGAACGCCACCGGGTTCGCTCCCCGCGCAGTCCTCGCCGACCGTCTCCGGTCGCACGGCCTGGCCACGAACGCCGCCCTGGTCGCCGGCGGAGCGCTCTTCACCGCCGCGATGGCACAGCTCGAGGTCCCGATGTGGCCGGTCCCGATCACCGGGCAGACGCTCGCCGTCGTGCTCGTCGGCGCGACGCTCGGCGCACGCCGCGGCATGCTCTCGCTGCTCGTCTACGCGGTCGCCGGGCTCGCAGGCGCCCCGTTCTTCGCCGACATGCAGGGCGGCCTGCAGGCCCTGGCCCTGCCGAGCTTCGGGTACGTCATCGGCTTCATCCCGGCCGCCGGGCTCGTCGGCTGGCTCGCGCGCCGGGACTGGGACCGTCACGTCGGTCGCGCAGCGGTCGCGATGCTGCTCGCCAGCGCCGTCCCGTTCGTGACCGGGCTCCCCTACCTCGCCGTGGCGCTCGGCCAGCTCGGCGCCCCGAACGACGTCCAGTCGGTGCTCGCCGCCGGCCTGTACCCGTTCATCCTCGGTGGCGTCGCGAAGGCCCTCATCGCGGCGGGCGTCCTGCCCCTCGCCTGGAAGGCCCTCGGCCGCCGCTGA
- a CDS encoding DUF3099 domain-containing protein, giving the protein MKSTHTSITTLPDSPEQDRAHRLSRYIWQMAVRVVLFIVAVLVWTTWHSWFAVIPIVLAAVIPWVAVVIANAGSRTESDMISPAGAIVLYDAVDPRLREQQEDARAQAYRDEQDRLREQAQNAQDEWQRNGDRSKMWGHR; this is encoded by the coding sequence ATGAAGAGCACGCACACGAGCATCACGACGCTCCCGGATTCGCCGGAGCAGGACCGGGCGCACCGCCTGTCCCGCTACATCTGGCAGATGGCCGTCAGGGTCGTCCTGTTCATCGTCGCCGTGCTGGTCTGGACGACCTGGCACTCGTGGTTCGCGGTCATCCCGATCGTCCTCGCCGCCGTGATCCCCTGGGTCGCCGTCGTCATCGCGAACGCGGGCAGTCGCACCGAGAGCGACATGATCTCCCCCGCCGGTGCCATCGTGCTCTACGACGCGGTCGATCCGCGCCTGCGTGAGCAGCAGGAGGACGCCCGCGCCCAGGCCTACCGCGACGAGCAGGACCGTCTTCGCGAGCAGGCCCAGAACGCGCAGGACGAGTGGCAGCGCAACGGCGACCGCTCGAAGATGTGGGGCCACCGCTGA
- a CDS encoding metal-sulfur cluster assembly factor, with product MIAALAPEKFDEVVEGLKEVQDPELGVNIVDLGLIYDLAWDDDANALVISMTLTSAGCPLTDVIEGDTANALDGIVDAFRINWVWMPPWGPERITDDGREMMRALGFAI from the coding sequence ATGATCGCCGCACTGGCACCCGAGAAGTTCGACGAGGTCGTCGAGGGCCTCAAGGAGGTCCAAGACCCGGAACTCGGCGTCAACATCGTCGACCTCGGGCTCATCTACGACCTCGCCTGGGACGACGACGCGAACGCGCTCGTCATCAGCATGACGCTCACGAGCGCCGGCTGCCCGCTGACCGACGTCATCGAGGGCGACACCGCGAACGCCCTCGACGGCATCGTGGACGCGTTCCGCATCAACTGGGTCTGGATGCCGCCGTGGGGTCCGGAGCGGATCACGGATGACGGGCGCGAGATGATGCGCGCCCTCGGGTTCGCGATCTAG
- a CDS encoding type B 50S ribosomal protein L31: MKTDTHPEYRAIVFRDLASGETFLTRSTANSDKTIELDGATYPVIDVEISSASHPFYTGKQRILDSAGRVEKFNQRFKGFSK, encoded by the coding sequence ATGAAGACCGACACCCACCCCGAGTACCGCGCCATCGTCTTCCGCGACCTGGCCTCCGGTGAGACCTTCCTGACGCGTTCCACCGCGAACAGCGACAAGACGATCGAGCTCGACGGTGCCACCTACCCGGTGATCGACGTCGAGATCTCGTCCGCTTCGCACCCGTTCTACACGGGCAAGCAGCGCATCCTCGACTCGGCCGGTCGCGTCGAGAAGTTCAACCAGCGCTTCAAGGGCTTCTCCAAGTAA
- the serB gene encoding phosphoserine phosphatase SerB, producing the protein MPRFLVVLDADSTLLEDEVIELLADSAGTRPQVAAITERAMRGELDFAESLRERVATLAGLPTDVFRRAQQAVRVTRGADQLVRGVHAAGGTVGVVSGGFHEVLDPFAERLGLDHCRANRLGVADGVLTGRVLGEVVDARAKADALREWAAVDGFDDVRTVAVGDGANDLEMMRVAALSVAFDAKPRVREQADVAVVDRDLSTVLAALGLRG; encoded by the coding sequence GTGCCCCGCTTCCTCGTCGTCCTCGATGCCGATTCCACCCTCCTCGAGGACGAGGTCATCGAACTCCTCGCCGACAGCGCCGGGACCCGGCCACAGGTGGCGGCGATCACGGAGCGCGCCATGCGCGGGGAGCTCGACTTCGCCGAGAGCCTCCGGGAGCGTGTCGCGACCCTGGCGGGCCTCCCGACCGACGTCTTCCGACGCGCACAGCAGGCGGTCCGTGTGACGCGGGGCGCCGACCAGCTCGTCCGCGGCGTGCACGCCGCGGGCGGGACCGTCGGGGTGGTGTCCGGCGGCTTCCACGAGGTCCTCGACCCGTTCGCCGAGCGGCTGGGGCTCGACCACTGCCGCGCGAACCGGCTCGGGGTCGCCGACGGCGTGCTCACCGGGCGCGTCCTCGGCGAGGTCGTCGACGCGCGCGCCAAGGCCGACGCCCTGCGGGAGTGGGCCGCGGTCGACGGGTTCGACGACGTCCGCACCGTCGCGGTCGGCGACGGGGCGAACGACCTCGAGATGATGCGGGTCGCCGCGCTCTCGGTGGCGTTCGACGCGAAGCCGCGCGTCCGCGAGCAGGCCGACGTCGCCGTGGTCGACCGCGACCTGTCGACGGTGCTCGCGGCGCTCGGCCTGCGCGGCTGA
- a CDS encoding ABC transporter ATP-binding protein, with the protein MPSVVRLSDVSVVRNGATILDTISWEVQDDERWVVLGANGAGKTTLLQVAGAQTFPTSGDVEVLGTELGGADLFELRPRIGFASTALARRIPVTEKVIDVVLTAAYSVTGRWNEEYEELDVRRAQRVLDEWGLGAFTDRTFGELSDGEQKRVQIARAVMTDPEILFLDEPAASLDLGARESLVRTLGGYAQSSDSPAIVIVTHHVEEIPAGFTHALVLADGHVQAAGPIDDVLTDATLTEAFGIALTVTKDADRWTARAA; encoded by the coding sequence ATGCCCTCGGTCGTGCGCTTGTCAGACGTCTCCGTGGTCCGCAACGGGGCCACCATCCTCGACACGATCTCGTGGGAGGTGCAGGACGACGAACGCTGGGTCGTGCTCGGCGCGAACGGCGCCGGCAAGACCACGCTGCTGCAGGTCGCCGGGGCGCAGACGTTCCCGACCTCCGGCGACGTCGAGGTGCTCGGCACCGAGCTCGGCGGGGCCGACCTGTTCGAGCTCCGGCCCCGCATCGGCTTCGCGTCGACCGCGCTCGCCCGCCGCATCCCGGTGACCGAGAAGGTCATCGACGTCGTGCTCACCGCGGCGTACTCGGTGACGGGTCGCTGGAACGAGGAGTACGAGGAGCTCGACGTCCGTCGCGCCCAGCGCGTGCTCGACGAGTGGGGCCTCGGCGCCTTCACCGACCGCACCTTCGGTGAGCTGAGCGACGGTGAGCAGAAGCGCGTCCAGATCGCCCGCGCGGTGATGACGGACCCGGAGATCCTGTTCCTCGACGAGCCCGCCGCCTCGCTCGACCTCGGTGCCCGCGAGAGCCTCGTCCGGACCCTCGGCGGCTACGCCCAGAGCTCGGACTCGCCGGCGATCGTGATCGTCACCCACCACGTCGAGGAGATCCCCGCCGGCTTCACGCACGCGCTCGTCCTCGCCGATGGCCACGTGCAGGCGGCCGGCCCGATCGACGACGTCCTGACCGACGCGACCCTCACCGAGGCGTTCGGCATCGCGCTGACCGTCACGAAGGACGCGGATCGCTGGACGGCGCGCGCGGCGTAG
- the glgA gene encoding glycogen synthase, whose protein sequence is MRVDLLTREYPPEVYGGAGVHVAELTSALRSGTDTEVRVRAFGAFRDEADVWAYRTPAGLEQANGALQALGTDVAIAADVEGADLVHSHTWYANAAGRIAQLTHGIPHVVTAHSLEPLRPWKAEQLGGGYRLSSWMEREAFEQADGVIAVSKAMRADILRSYPSIDPAKVHVVYNGIDIDEWKPTVDEDAVRALGIDPSRPSVVFVGRITRQKGLPYLLRAVASLPAEVQIVLCAGAPDTPEIMAEVTGLVEGLREQREGVVWIDRMLEHREIVNVLSSGTVFVCPSVYEPLGIVNLEAMACGIPVVGTGTGGIPEVVADGLTGRIVPIDQVQDGTGTPTDPDRFVADLAATLTEVLADEGLAKLMGRAGRLRVETEFTWDAIATRTRQVYDEVLARTP, encoded by the coding sequence GTGCGAGTCGATCTACTGACCAGGGAGTATCCGCCGGAGGTCTACGGCGGAGCAGGTGTCCACGTTGCCGAACTGACCTCGGCGCTGCGGTCCGGGACCGACACCGAGGTGCGCGTCCGCGCCTTCGGGGCGTTCCGCGACGAGGCCGACGTCTGGGCCTACCGGACCCCCGCCGGCCTCGAGCAGGCCAACGGTGCGCTGCAGGCACTCGGCACCGACGTCGCCATCGCGGCCGACGTCGAGGGTGCCGACCTCGTGCACTCGCACACCTGGTACGCGAACGCCGCGGGCCGGATCGCGCAGTTGACGCACGGCATCCCGCACGTCGTCACCGCCCACAGCCTCGAGCCGCTGCGTCCGTGGAAGGCCGAGCAGCTCGGCGGCGGCTACCGCCTGTCGAGCTGGATGGAGCGCGAGGCGTTCGAGCAGGCCGACGGCGTCATCGCCGTGTCCAAGGCGATGCGCGCGGACATCCTGCGGTCCTACCCGTCCATCGACCCCGCCAAGGTGCACGTCGTCTACAACGGCATCGACATCGACGAGTGGAAGCCGACCGTCGACGAGGACGCCGTGCGTGCCCTCGGCATCGACCCCTCGCGGCCGAGCGTCGTCTTCGTCGGGCGCATCACCCGCCAGAAGGGGCTGCCGTACCTGCTCCGCGCCGTGGCGTCCCTGCCCGCCGAGGTGCAGATCGTCCTGTGCGCCGGCGCGCCGGACACCCCGGAGATCATGGCCGAGGTCACCGGCCTAGTCGAGGGCCTGCGGGAGCAGCGCGAGGGCGTCGTCTGGATCGACCGGATGCTCGAGCACCGCGAGATCGTGAACGTGCTGTCCTCCGGCACCGTGTTCGTCTGCCCGTCGGTGTACGAGCCGCTCGGCATCGTGAACCTCGAGGCGATGGCCTGCGGGATCCCCGTCGTCGGCACCGGTACCGGGGGCATCCCCGAGGTCGTCGCCGACGGACTGACCGGCCGCATCGTCCCGATCGACCAGGTCCAGGACGGCACGGGCACCCCGACCGACCCCGACCGCTTCGTGGCGGACCTGGCGGCGACCCTCACCGAGGTGCTCGCCGACGAGGGCCTGGCGAAGCTCATGGGCCGCGCCGGACGCCTGCGCGTCGAGACCGAGTTCACCTGGGACGCGATCGCCACCAGGACACGGCAGGTCTACGACGAGGTGCTGGCCCGGACCCCGTAG